In Streptomyces asoensis, a single genomic region encodes these proteins:
- a CDS encoding acetoacetate--CoA ligase: MTTVNHEPLWRPDPQRIARAQVTKFHTWAAEQHGAPSQGGYPALHRWSVDEPETFWKAVTEWFDVRFSTPYARVLGDRSMPGAQWFPGATLNYAEHALRAAATRPAEPALLHVDETHEPRPVTWAELRRQVGSLAAELRALGVRPGDRVSGYLPNVPQAVVALLATAAVGGVWTSCAPDFGARSVLDRFQQVEPVVLFTVDGYRYGGKEHDRRDVVAELRAQLPTLRAVVHIPLLGTEAPAGALEWSALTASEQEPVFEQVPFDHPLWVLYSSGTTGLPKAIVQSQGGILVEHLKQLGLHCDLGPEDRFFWYTSTGWMMWNFLVSGLLTGTTVVLYDGSPGYPDTGAQWRIAERTGATLYGTSAAYVMACRKAEVHPARDFDLSKIQCVATTGSPLPPDGFRWLHDEFAASGADLWIASVSGGTDVCSCFAGAVPTLPVHTGELQAPGLGTDLQAWDPEGHPVTDEVGELVVTNPMPSMPVRFWNDPDGSRYHDSYFDTYPGVWRHGDWITITSRGSVVIHGRSDSTLNRQGVRMGSADIYEVVERLPEIKESLVIGVEQPDGGYWMPLFVHLAPGATLDEALLGRIKQSIREQLSPRHVPDEVIEVPGVPHTLTGKRIEVPVKRLLQGTPLDKAVNPGSIDNLDLLHFYEDLARKRN; this comes from the coding sequence ATGACGACCGTGAACCACGAGCCGCTCTGGCGGCCCGACCCGCAGCGGATCGCCCGCGCCCAGGTGACCAAGTTCCACACCTGGGCCGCCGAACAGCACGGAGCCCCGTCCCAGGGCGGCTATCCGGCGCTGCACCGCTGGTCCGTCGACGAGCCGGAGACCTTCTGGAAGGCCGTCACCGAGTGGTTCGACGTACGGTTCTCGACGCCCTACGCGCGCGTGCTGGGCGACCGCTCCATGCCCGGCGCCCAGTGGTTCCCCGGCGCCACGCTGAACTACGCCGAACACGCCCTGCGCGCGGCCGCCACCCGACCGGCCGAACCCGCCCTGCTCCACGTCGACGAGACCCATGAGCCCCGCCCCGTGACCTGGGCCGAGCTGCGCCGCCAGGTCGGCTCGCTCGCCGCCGAGCTGCGCGCCCTCGGCGTCCGGCCCGGAGACCGGGTCAGCGGCTACCTCCCGAACGTCCCGCAAGCCGTCGTGGCCCTCCTCGCGACGGCCGCCGTCGGCGGGGTCTGGACCTCCTGCGCCCCCGACTTCGGCGCCCGCAGCGTCCTCGACCGCTTCCAGCAGGTCGAGCCCGTCGTCCTGTTCACCGTCGACGGCTACCGCTACGGCGGCAAGGAACACGACCGCCGCGACGTCGTCGCCGAACTCCGCGCCCAGCTGCCCACCCTGCGCGCCGTCGTCCACATCCCCCTGCTGGGCACGGAAGCACCCGCGGGAGCCCTGGAGTGGTCCGCCCTGACGGCCTCGGAACAGGAGCCCGTCTTCGAACAGGTTCCCTTCGACCACCCCCTCTGGGTGCTGTACTCCTCCGGCACGACTGGCCTGCCCAAGGCCATCGTCCAGTCGCAGGGCGGCATCCTGGTCGAGCACCTCAAACAGCTCGGACTGCACTGCGACCTCGGCCCCGAGGACCGCTTCTTCTGGTACACCTCCACCGGCTGGATGATGTGGAACTTCCTCGTCTCCGGCCTGCTGACCGGCACCACGGTCGTCCTCTACGACGGCAGCCCCGGGTACCCCGACACCGGCGCGCAGTGGCGGATCGCCGAGCGGACCGGCGCCACCCTCTACGGCACCTCCGCCGCCTACGTCATGGCCTGCCGCAAAGCCGAGGTGCACCCGGCCCGCGACTTCGACCTCTCCAAGATCCAGTGCGTCGCCACCACGGGTTCACCGCTGCCTCCCGACGGCTTCCGCTGGCTCCACGACGAGTTCGCGGCGAGCGGCGCCGACCTGTGGATCGCCTCCGTGAGCGGCGGCACCGACGTGTGCTCCTGCTTCGCCGGAGCCGTCCCGACGCTCCCCGTCCACACCGGCGAACTCCAGGCACCCGGCCTCGGCACCGACCTCCAGGCCTGGGACCCCGAGGGGCACCCCGTGACCGACGAGGTGGGCGAGCTCGTCGTCACCAACCCCATGCCCTCCATGCCGGTCCGCTTCTGGAACGACCCCGACGGCAGCCGGTACCACGACAGCTACTTCGACACCTACCCCGGCGTGTGGCGCCACGGCGACTGGATCACCATCACCTCACGCGGGTCCGTCGTCATCCACGGCCGCTCCGACTCCACGCTCAATCGCCAGGGCGTCCGCATGGGCTCCGCCGACATCTACGAAGTGGTCGAACGGCTCCCGGAGATCAAGGAATCCCTGGTCATCGGCGTCGAGCAGCCCGACGGCGGCTACTGGATGCCCCTGTTCGTCCACCTCGCCCCGGGAGCCACCCTCGACGAGGCCCTCCTCGGCCGCATCAAGCAGTCCATCCGCGAACAACTCTCGCCGCGCCATGTCCCCGACGAGGTCATCGAGGTCCCCGGCGTCCCGCACACCCTCACCGGAAAGCGCATCGAGGTCCCCGTCAAACGCCTCCTCCAGGGCACACCGCTCGACAAGGCGGTCAACCCGGGCTCCATCGACAACCTCGACCTGCTGCACTTCTACGAGGACCTCGCCCGCAAACGGAACTGA
- a CDS encoding TIM-barrel domain-containing protein, translated as MDGRDLVRSMKAVGSAGTAQGLRTVRAAWRRSRVDAAALPVRGPERARVPGPVREVEPAPGGGTLRFARSELRIRVAVNGAVFWGWDGAGPEPSYALAGRCPEPDPRAVLEPDKDGGWRVVAERVTVVVSRHGAVEVCTPGGVVLRRDLPPRWWEPQGGGPARWTQRSEVAADARFFGLGGRAPGPRLRDGTYRLWNADPGRASERAGHPSGLTMPVQLVVADAATHLVFHDTSWDGTVTLREGVEGAGSGHDRPGACEMRMDGGPLRCWVVVGTPARVLLAWVSLTGAPALPPAWALGHQHARGGPGGEEEVRRVVAAHQEHGLPLDAVLVDVDLHDGQRGFTVDQERFPKPAALAEELRRDGIRLLSVVEPAVAAVRGDSVYEAGVAQDAFVRDASGRLVESVARPGDVVLPDFTHARVRHWWGSLYAERIGQGFAGFWHDMDEPTVFAAYGDPTLPRSARHDLEGRGGDHREAHNVYGLCMARAAYEGLRELVAEERPFVLSRSGWAGLQRYGGTWSASAVPGWPGLRASLSLVLGLGLCGVPYAGPAQEGPDRDASPELYLRRLQLSAYLPLFRTYASGRAGCRDAWEFGPEVLEHARAAIVGRRRLVPYFVTLAHLARRTGAPYVRPVWWGAPGNRALRDCEDAFLLGDCLLVAPVLDQGHDRRTVQLPRGRWYDTATDRAYQGPGQVRVDAPLSRVPVLARAGAVIPVRGDDGRLELEVWAPVRGRTGGGVVVRDGGDGWEEPETERYVVRWQGSRIVVEREGEDGVSAPSHPVRVRGLGEEPVQM; from the coding sequence ATGGACGGTCGTGACCTGGTGCGTTCGATGAAAGCGGTCGGTTCCGCGGGAACTGCCCAGGGGTTGCGCACCGTGCGGGCGGCGTGGCGCAGGAGCCGGGTCGACGCGGCCGCGCTGCCGGTGCGGGGCCCGGAGCGTGCGCGGGTGCCCGGGCCGGTGCGGGAGGTGGAGCCGGCGCCCGGGGGTGGGACGCTGCGGTTCGCCCGTTCCGAGCTGCGGATCCGGGTCGCCGTGAACGGTGCGGTGTTCTGGGGGTGGGACGGTGCGGGGCCGGAGCCGTCGTACGCGCTGGCCGGGCGCTGTCCGGAGCCGGATCCGCGCGCGGTCCTGGAGCCCGACAAGGACGGTGGGTGGCGGGTCGTCGCCGAGCGGGTGACGGTCGTGGTCTCGCGGCACGGAGCGGTCGAGGTGTGCACGCCCGGGGGCGTGGTCCTGCGGCGCGATCTGCCGCCCCGGTGGTGGGAGCCGCAGGGGGGCGGTCCGGCGCGCTGGACGCAGCGTTCGGAGGTGGCGGCGGACGCCCGGTTCTTCGGTCTGGGCGGGCGGGCTCCGGGGCCGCGGTTGCGCGACGGCACGTACCGGCTGTGGAACGCCGACCCCGGGCGCGCCTCCGAACGGGCGGGGCACCCGTCGGGCCTCACGATGCCGGTGCAACTGGTGGTGGCGGACGCGGCAACTCACCTGGTGTTCCACGACACCTCCTGGGACGGCACGGTGACGCTGCGGGAGGGCGTGGAGGGAGCGGGTTCCGGGCACGACCGGCCGGGGGCGTGCGAGATGCGGATGGACGGTGGTCCGTTGCGCTGCTGGGTGGTGGTGGGCACGCCCGCGCGCGTGCTGCTCGCCTGGGTGTCCCTCACCGGGGCGCCTGCGTTGCCGCCCGCGTGGGCGCTCGGTCATCAGCACGCGCGCGGGGGTCCCGGCGGCGAGGAGGAGGTGCGCCGGGTCGTGGCCGCGCACCAGGAGCACGGCCTGCCGCTGGACGCGGTCCTCGTGGACGTCGACCTGCACGACGGGCAGCGGGGGTTCACCGTCGACCAGGAGCGTTTCCCGAAGCCGGCGGCGCTCGCGGAGGAACTGCGCCGGGACGGGATACGGCTGCTGTCGGTGGTCGAACCCGCGGTCGCGGCCGTCCGGGGTGACAGCGTGTACGAGGCCGGGGTCGCGCAGGACGCGTTCGTGCGGGACGCGTCGGGGCGGCTCGTCGAGTCGGTCGCGCGGCCCGGTGACGTAGTCCTGCCCGACTTCACGCACGCGCGTGTGCGGCACTGGTGGGGTTCCCTGTACGCCGAGCGGATCGGGCAGGGGTTCGCCGGGTTCTGGCACGACATGGACGAACCGACGGTGTTCGCCGCCTACGGGGACCCGACGCTGCCCCGGTCGGCGCGGCACGACCTGGAGGGGCGAGGAGGTGATCACCGCGAGGCGCACAACGTGTACGGCCTGTGCATGGCCCGGGCGGCCTACGAGGGGCTGCGGGAGCTGGTCGCGGAGGAGCGCCCGTTCGTCCTGTCGCGGTCGGGCTGGGCGGGGCTCCAGCGCTACGGCGGCACCTGGTCCGCGAGCGCCGTGCCGGGCTGGCCGGGGCTGCGGGCCTCGCTGTCGCTGGTCCTGGGGCTGGGGCTGTGCGGTGTGCCCTACGCGGGCCCGGCCCAGGAGGGCCCGGACCGCGATGCGTCGCCCGAGCTGTATCTGCGCCGACTCCAGCTGAGCGCCTACCTGCCGCTGTTCCGCACGTACGCGAGCGGGCGCGCGGGGTGCCGCGATGCGTGGGAGTTCGGTCCCGAGGTGCTGGAACACGCGCGTGCGGCGATCGTCGGGCGTCGGAGGCTGGTGCCGTACTTCGTGACGCTCGCGCATCTCGCCCGGCGGACCGGGGCCCCGTATGTGCGTCCGGTGTGGTGGGGCGCGCCCGGCAACCGGGCGCTGCGGGACTGTGAGGACGCCTTCTTGCTGGGCGACTGTCTTCTGGTGGCGCCGGTGCTCGACCAGGGGCACGACCGGCGGACGGTTCAGCTGCCCAGGGGTCGGTGGTACGACACGGCGACGGACCGGGCGTACCAGGGGCCGGGTCAGGTGCGCGTGGACGCTCCGCTGTCGCGTGTTCCCGTGCTGGCGAGGGCGGGCGCCGTCATCCCCGTGCGGGGGGACGACGGGCGGCTGGAGCTGGAGGTGTGGGCGCCGGTCCGGGGGCGGACGGGCGGCGGGGTGGTCGTACGGGACGGGGGTGACGGCTGGGAGGAGCCGGAGACCGAACGGTACGTCGTGCGCTGGCAGGGATCACGGATCGTCGTCGAGCGGGAGGGAGAGGACGGCGTGAGCGCGCCGTCCCATCCGGTGCGGGTACGCGGGCTCGGCGAGGAACCGGTTCAGATGTAG
- the ptsP gene encoding phosphoenolpyruvate--protein phosphotransferase, which translates to METTLRGVGVSHGVAIGEVRHMGTAVLEPPAKQIPAEEAEREQGRARQAVEAVAADLMARGNLAGGEAQAVLEAQAMMAQDPELMVDVDRRIAVGSTAERAVYDAFAAYRELLAGAGEYLAGRVADLDDVRNRIVARLLGVPMPGVPDSDEPYVLVARDLAPADTALLDPTLVLGFVTEEGGPTSHSAILARALGVPAVVALPGAGELAEGTVIAVDGSTGDIFVNPSEEKKTQLEAASAERRAALAASTGPGATADGHKVPLLANVGGPADVPAAVEAGAEGVGLFRTEFLFLDDSKSAPSEEKQVEAYRQVLEAFPEGRVVVRVLDAGADKPLEFLTPADEPNPALGVRGLRTLLDHPDVLRTQLTALAKAAEGLPVYLEVMAPMVADRADAKAFADACREAGLRAKFGAMVEIPSAALRARSILQEVEFLSLGTNDLAQYTFAADRQVGAVSRLQDPWQPALLDLVALSAEAARAEGKSCGVCGEAASDPLLACVLTGLGVTSLSMGAASLPYVRTALAKYTLAQCERAAAAARAADSAEEARAAAQAVLSGE; encoded by the coding sequence ATGGAGACAACGCTGCGAGGCGTCGGCGTGAGCCACGGTGTGGCGATCGGCGAGGTTCGGCACATGGGAACGGCGGTGCTCGAACCGCCCGCCAAGCAGATCCCGGCGGAGGAGGCGGAGCGCGAACAGGGGCGCGCCCGCCAGGCCGTGGAAGCTGTGGCGGCCGACCTGATGGCGCGCGGCAATCTGGCCGGGGGTGAAGCCCAGGCGGTGCTCGAGGCGCAGGCGATGATGGCGCAGGACCCCGAGCTGATGGTGGACGTGGACCGGCGTATCGCCGTCGGGAGCACGGCCGAGCGGGCCGTGTACGACGCTTTCGCCGCCTACCGCGAGCTCCTGGCCGGAGCCGGTGAGTACCTCGCCGGTCGCGTGGCCGACCTCGACGACGTGCGCAACCGGATCGTCGCCCGGCTGCTGGGCGTGCCGATGCCCGGTGTCCCGGACAGCGACGAGCCGTACGTGCTGGTGGCCCGGGACCTGGCGCCGGCCGACACCGCGCTGCTCGACCCGACGCTCGTGCTCGGATTCGTGACCGAGGAGGGCGGGCCGACGAGTCACAGCGCGATCCTGGCGCGCGCGCTCGGTGTGCCCGCCGTCGTCGCGCTGCCGGGCGCCGGTGAGCTGGCCGAGGGGACGGTGATCGCCGTCGACGGCAGCACCGGCGACATCTTCGTGAACCCGAGCGAGGAGAAGAAGACGCAGCTCGAGGCCGCGTCCGCCGAGCGCCGGGCGGCGCTGGCCGCCTCGACCGGGCCGGGCGCCACCGCCGACGGTCACAAGGTGCCGCTGCTGGCGAACGTCGGAGGGCCGGCCGACGTCCCGGCCGCGGTCGAGGCCGGAGCCGAGGGCGTGGGCCTCTTCCGTACCGAGTTCCTCTTCCTCGACGACAGCAAGAGCGCGCCGTCCGAGGAGAAGCAGGTCGAGGCCTACCGGCAGGTGCTGGAGGCGTTCCCCGAGGGGCGCGTCGTCGTGCGCGTGCTGGACGCGGGTGCCGACAAACCGCTGGAGTTCCTCACCCCGGCCGACGAGCCCAACCCGGCGCTGGGCGTGCGGGGGCTGCGGACCCTGCTCGACCACCCCGACGTCCTGCGCACGCAGCTGACGGCGCTGGCCAAGGCGGCCGAGGGGCTGCCCGTGTACCTCGAGGTCATGGCGCCGATGGTGGCGGACCGCGCGGACGCGAAGGCGTTCGCCGACGCGTGCCGCGAGGCGGGGCTGCGGGCCAAGTTCGGCGCGATGGTGGAGATTCCGTCGGCCGCTCTGCGGGCGCGCTCCATCCTCCAGGAGGTGGAGTTCCTGTCGCTGGGCACGAACGACCTCGCCCAGTACACGTTCGCCGCCGACCGCCAGGTGGGTGCGGTGTCCCGGCTCCAGGACCCGTGGCAGCCCGCGCTGCTCGATCTCGTCGCCCTCTCGGCCGAGGCGGCGAGGGCCGAGGGCAAGAGCTGTGGCGTGTGCGGCGAGGCGGCTTCCGATCCACTGCTCGCCTGTGTGCTGACGGGGCTGGGCGTCACCTCGCTCTCCATGGGGGCCGCTTCCCTCCCCTACGTGCGGACCGCGCTGGCGAAGTACACGCTGGCGCAGTGTGAGCGTGCGGCGGCCGCCGCGCGTGCGGCGGACAGCGCCGAGGAGGCGCGCGCCGCCGCCCAGGCGGTGCTGTCCGGCGAGTAG
- a CDS encoding PTS glucose transporter subunit IIA: protein MTTVTSPLVGRAIGLTAVPDPVFSGAMVGPGTAIDPVREPSEAVSPVDGVIVSLHPHAFVVVDSEGHGVLTHLGIDTVQLNGEGFELLVNKGDTVTRGQAIVRWNPAAVEEAGKSPVCPVVALEATADSLGELREDGDIKVGDVLFSWQ, encoded by the coding sequence ATGACCACCGTGACGTCCCCTCTAGTAGGACGCGCCATCGGACTGACCGCCGTGCCGGACCCGGTGTTCTCCGGCGCCATGGTCGGCCCCGGCACCGCCATCGACCCCGTGCGTGAGCCCTCCGAGGCGGTCTCGCCCGTGGACGGCGTCATCGTCTCCCTCCACCCGCACGCCTTCGTCGTGGTCGACTCCGAGGGGCACGGGGTGCTCACCCACCTCGGGATCGACACCGTGCAGCTCAACGGCGAGGGCTTCGAGCTCCTGGTGAACAAGGGCGACACCGTGACGCGCGGGCAGGCGATCGTGCGGTGGAACCCGGCCGCGGTCGAGGAGGCCGGCAAGTCCCCGGTCTGCCCGGTCGTCGCCCTGGAGGCCACGGCCGACTCGCTCGGCGAACTCCGCGAAGACGGCGACATCAAGGTCGGCGACGTTCTCTTTTCCTGGCAGTAG